A portion of the Methanocorpusculum sp. genome contains these proteins:
- a CDS encoding type II secretion system F family protein: MRQNPDILDKILFNNKLENALRSAHIIVPVDQYMMLTILITVFSGIMIALLGTLITVMGITIPVISFIPAWAVITISCILIPIGVFICFYYYPMLQAQGRKNKIEQDLPYAITYMQALSSTINLYAIFRSVYEAADLYGEVSRECGLIVRDVELFGEDLLTAIENTIKITPSENFRELLNDLALVYRSGGNMTNFFNSKSESYREIARQQLDALLQFLEMIAEVYVTAFVAGPIAIMIMLVAQNLSGQNTMGNIMPIMLIFLPLGAIILIVILYILLPPDNLGIASREIRDSEYGSDLLDAETKTEPDAKFIKQINARKKIIRYFDILRHPIKFFISDYTIPGIIGAIFAALVVVSWITGTFANVFPVMTTEVLICIIIIAAALPLMTAYEIRKNYVNKVEKQLPEFLREIADMRDIGMTLQGAIAMISGNKTGVLSSEIKIVTKELSYGAHLSNALVRMEERIGLVSVKRAISLLVKASEVTDYIREILTIAISDLEHYIKMKSKRLNVSFVYLAVIYLSYGIYLYSAYQMNVAFISSFSSFDITFDLTSNKTDMFHIGIILAFFSGIMAGQMSSNSVLCGLKHSIILLIATIITFVYII; this comes from the coding sequence ATGAGACAGAATCCCGATATCCTTGATAAGATCCTTTTCAATAATAAACTGGAAAACGCACTGCGCTCGGCACACATAATTGTCCCTGTAGATCAGTATATGATGCTTACAATACTGATAACCGTGTTTTCCGGCATTATGATCGCCCTTTTAGGAACTCTCATAACGGTTATGGGCATTACAATTCCCGTTATCTCATTTATACCGGCATGGGCAGTTATCACCATCAGCTGTATACTCATTCCAATCGGAGTCTTCATCTGCTTTTATTACTATCCGATGCTTCAGGCCCAAGGCAGAAAAAACAAAATTGAACAGGATCTGCCCTATGCGATAACCTACATGCAGGCATTGTCTTCGACGATAAACCTGTATGCAATTTTTCGAAGCGTGTATGAAGCAGCTGACCTCTATGGAGAAGTTTCACGGGAATGCGGGCTGATTGTCCGTGATGTGGAATTGTTTGGCGAAGATCTGCTGACGGCAATAGAAAACACCATAAAAATAACTCCTTCGGAAAATTTTCGGGAATTATTAAACGATCTTGCCCTTGTTTACAGAAGCGGCGGCAATATGACCAATTTTTTCAACTCCAAATCAGAGTCATACCGTGAAATTGCCAGACAGCAGCTGGATGCACTCTTACAGTTTTTGGAAATGATTGCAGAGGTTTATGTTACGGCGTTTGTTGCCGGACCGATCGCCATTATGATCATGCTCGTTGCCCAGAACCTTTCGGGTCAGAATACCATGGGAAATATTATGCCGATCATGCTGATTTTCCTGCCGCTTGGTGCGATAATATTAATTGTGATCCTGTATATTCTCCTGCCTCCGGACAATCTAGGAATTGCCAGCAGGGAGATCAGAGATAGTGAATACGGATCTGATCTTCTTGATGCGGAAACAAAAACCGAGCCTGATGCTAAGTTCATCAAGCAGATAAATGCACGAAAAAAGATCATCAGATATTTCGATATCCTAAGGCATCCGATTAAATTTTTCATTTCGGATTATACGATTCCGGGAATCATCGGAGCAATTTTTGCAGCACTCGTAGTTGTATCCTGGATCACCGGCACATTTGCTAATGTTTTTCCGGTAATGACAACGGAAGTTCTCATTTGCATCATAATTATTGCGGCCGCTCTTCCGTTAATGACTGCATATGAGATCAGAAAAAACTATGTAAACAAAGTAGAGAAGCAGCTTCCGGAATTTCTGCGGGAAATTGCCGATATGCGTGATATCGGCATGACACTCCAGGGGGCAATAGCAATGATTTCCGGAAACAAAACCGGTGTTCTTTCATCAGAGATCAAAATCGTGACGAAAGAACTTTCCTACGGAGCACATCTTTCAAACGCTTTGGTCAGGATGGAGGAACGTATCGGTCTTGTTTCGGTGAAAAGGGCAATTTCACTGTTAGTGAAAGCAAGTGAAGTCACAGATTACATCAGGGAAATCCTAACGATTGCAATCTCTGATCTGGAACATTATATAAAGATGAAAAGCAAGCGTCTGAATGTCTCGTTTGTCTATCTTGCGGTCATTTATCTCTCATACGGGATTTATCTTTACTCAGCATATCAGATGAACGTTGCATTCATCTCAAGTTTCTCATCATTTGATATCACCTTTGATCTGACATCAAACAAGACGGATATGTTCCATATCGGCATAATTCTTGCATTTTTTTCAGGAATCATGGCAGGACAGATGTCGTCAAACAGTGTTCTTTGCGGTCTGAAACATTCAATTATCTTGCTTATTGCAACCATTATAACATTTGTGTATATTATCTAG
- a CDS encoding type IV pilin N-terminal domain-containing protein — MKLTKNDDGITSVAGEMLILALILILISLFAMSALNLLPGERDTIVDVSMNKSVDTIYFWHKGGDWVEGKELTAVLTPTTGGDKIVLEKISLTDCRNNESAVFDLGGCYAVDTSSVPFDSYSLRLTTADSVIYAKDGLVIS, encoded by the coding sequence ATGAAATTAACTAAAAATGATGATGGAATCACCTCAGTTGCCGGAGAGATGCTGATTCTGGCACTCATACTTATACTGATATCTTTGTTTGCTATGTCTGCACTTAATCTGCTGCCGGGCGAACGCGACACTATTGTCGATGTTTCGATGAACAAATCAGTTGATACGATATATTTCTGGCACAAAGGAGGTGACTGGGTTGAGGGAAAAGAGCTTACAGCAGTATTGACGCCTACCACCGGCGGAGATAAAATTGTTCTTGAGAAAATTTCCCTCACAGACTGCAGAAACAATGAATCCGCCGTCTTTGATCTTGGCGGATGTTATGCCGTAGATACCTCAAGTGTTCCATTTGACAGTTATAGTCTGAGATTGACAACAGCCGATAGTGTCATTTATGCAAAAGACGGGTTGGTGATTTCATGA
- a CDS encoding type IV pilin N-terminal domain-containing protein → MKEKDSAVSPVVGIMLLLAMTIVAAGVLAAFAGGIGSVSEPTPSVDLSVSSYGSGDNLRLLFEHKSGNGLTPSDIKVSFLVKNPDKDDYGGSFMLTELTDDTAWSAGEILTTENITKTSEIFGITVDELKAAANVSVPVEIKIYHLPSSTIIYQSTILLEGK, encoded by the coding sequence ATGAAAGAGAAAGACAGTGCAGTTTCCCCTGTTGTCGGTATAATGCTTTTACTTGCCATGACGATCGTTGCAGCCGGCGTTCTTGCAGCATTTGCAGGAGGGATCGGATCAGTTTCAGAACCAACACCATCGGTAGATCTCTCAGTATCGTCATACGGCTCGGGAGATAATCTCAGACTGCTGTTTGAACACAAAAGCGGGAATGGATTGACCCCGTCTGATATCAAAGTCTCATTTCTAGTGAAAAATCCGGATAAAGATGATTATGGAGGTTCCTTTATGCTTACTGAACTTACAGACGACACGGCATGGTCTGCAGGAGAGATACTCACGACAGAAAATATCACGAAAACATCAGAAATTTTTGGTATAACCGTTGATGAATTAAAAGCTGCTGCTAATGTATCAGTTCCAGTTGAGATCAAAATCTATCACCTGCCGTCATCGACAATCATTTATCAGTCAACTATCCTTTTGGAGGGAAAATGA
- a CDS encoding type IV pilin N-terminal domain-containing protein: protein MNRKKEHGVSEVVGVLLMLTVTILLVSSVAIIMNNSVETTEKPITANVVATDIDDGNVILELISGDSFSLDMIHIRLGIREESDKSIILKGDSFEAYTNSRIISLGDRFKILGEKTGTNIKMDNFIVSMGKHLMYTIYDSEGKPISSGEILVA, encoded by the coding sequence ATGAACCGCAAAAAAGAGCATGGAGTCTCAGAAGTTGTGGGTGTGCTGTTAATGCTCACCGTTACAATTCTGTTAGTCAGCAGTGTTGCTATTATCATGAATAATTCGGTTGAAACTACGGAAAAACCCATTACGGCAAATGTTGTGGCAACCGATATCGATGACGGGAATGTTATTTTGGAACTTATTTCGGGAGATTCATTTTCTCTTGATATGATACATATCAGACTTGGTATCCGTGAGGAATCGGACAAATCCATTATTCTCAAAGGTGATTCTTTCGAGGCGTATACCAACAGCAGAATTATTTCTCTTGGAGACAGGTTCAAAATACTTGGTGAAAAAACCGGGACAAATATTAAAATGGATAATTTCATCGTATCAATGGGAAAACATCTGATGTATACAATCTATGATTCAGAGGGAAAACCTATATCATCAGGGGAAATATTAGTTGCCTGA